The Mus musculus strain C57BL/6J chromosome 2, GRCm38.p6 C57BL/6J genome has a window encoding:
- the Abca2 gene encoding ATP-binding cassette sub-family A member 2 isoform X5, with protein MWPHVAHPFQWVLAFEIFIPLVLFFILLGLRQKKPTISVKEAFYTAAPLTSAGILPVMQSLCPDGQRDEFGFLQYANSTVTQLLERLHRVVEEGNLFDPVRPSLGSELEALRQRLEALSSGPGTWESHSARPAVSSFSLDSVARDQRELWRFLMQNLSLPNSTAQALLAARVDPSEVYRLLFGPLPDLDGKLGFLRKQEPWSRLGSNPLLQMEELLLAPALLEQLTCAPGSGELGRILTMPEGHQVDLQGYRDAVCSGQATARAQRFSDLAAELRNQLDTAKIAQQLGFDVPNGSDPQPQAPSPQSLPALLGDLLDAQKLLQDVDVLSALALLLPQGACAGQASAPQASSLNGLANSTGIGANSGSNTTVEEGTQSPVSPASPDTLQGQCSAFVQLWAGLQPILCGNNRTIEPEALRRGNMSSLGFTSKEQRNLGLLVHLMTSNPKILYAPVGSEADRVILKANETFAFVGNVTHYAQVWLNISTEIRSFLEQGRLQQHLQWLQQYVADLQLHPEAMNLSLEELPPALRQDFSLPNGTALLQQLDTIDNAACGWIQFMSKVSVDIFKGFPDEESIVNYTLNQAYQDNVTVFASVIFQTRKDGSLPPHVHYKIRQNSSFTEKTNEIRRAYWRPGPNTGGRFYFLYGFVWIQDMMERAIINTFVGHDVVEPGNYVQMFPYPCYTRDDFLFVIEHMMPLCMVISWVYSVAMTIQHIVAEKEHRLKEVMKTMGLNNAVHWVAWFITGFVQLSISVTALTAILKYGQVLMHSHVLIIWLFLAVYAVATIMFCFLVSVLYSKAKLASACGGIIYFLSYVPYMYVAIREEVAHDKITAFEKCIASLMSTTAFGLGSKYFALYEVAGVGIQWHTFSQSPVEGDDFNLLLAVTMLMVDTVVYGVLTWYIEAVHPGMYGLPRPWYFPLQKSYWLGSGRTEAWEWSWPWAHTPRLSVMEEDQACAMESRHFEETRGMEEEPTHLPLVVCVDKLTKVYKNDKKMALNKLSLNLYENQVVSFLGHNGAGKTTTMSILTGLFPPTSGSATIYGHDIRTEMDEIRKNLGMCPQHNVLFDRLTVEEHLWFYSRLKSMAQEEIRKETDKMIEDLELSNKRHSLVQTLSGGMKRKLSVAIAFVGGSRAIILDEPTAGVDPYARRAIWDLILKYKPGRTILLSTHHMDEADLLGDRIAIISHGKLKCCGSPLFLKGAYGDGYRLTLVKQPAEPGTSQEPGLASSPSGCPRLSSCSEPQVSQFIRKHVASSLLVSDTSTELSYILPSEAVKKGAFERLFQQLEHSLDALHLSSFGLMDTTLEEVFLKVSEEDQSLENSEADVKESRKDVLPGAEGLTAVGGQAGNLARCSELAQSQASLQSASSVGSARGEEGTGYSDGYGDYRPLFDNLQDPDNVSLQEAEMEALAQVGQGSRKLEGWWLKMRQFHGLLVKRFHCARRNSKALCSQILLPAFFVCVAMTVALSVPEIGDLPPLVLSPSQYHNYTQPRGNFIPYANEERQEYRLRLSPDASPQQLVSTFRLPSGVGATCVLKSPANGSLGPMLNLSSGESRLLAARFFDSMCLESFTQGLPLSNFVPPPPSPAPSDSPVSPDEDSLQAWNMSLPPTAGPETWTSAPSLPRLVHEPVRCTCSAQGTGFSCPSSVGGHPPQMRVVTGDILTDITGHNVSEYLLFTSDRFRLHRYGAITFGNVQKSIPASFGARVPPMVRKIAVRRVAQVLYNNKGYHSMPTYLNSLNNAILRANLPKSKGNPAAYGITVTNHPMNKTSASLSLDYLLQGTDVVIAIFIIVAMSFVPASFVVFLVAEKSTKAKHLQFVSGCNPVIYWLANYVWDMLNYLVPATCCVIILFVFDLPAYTSPTNFPAVLSLFLLYGWSITPIMYPASFWFEVPSSAYVFLIVINLFIGITATVATFLLQLFEHDKDLKVVNSYLKSCFLIFPNYNLGHGLMEMAYNEYINEYYAKIGQFDKMKSPFEWDIVTRGLVAMTVEGFVGFFLTIMCQYNFLRQPQRLPVSTKPVEDDVDVASERQRVLRGDADNDMVKIENLTKVYKSRKIGRILAVDRLCLGVRPGECFGLLGVNGAGKTSTFKMLTGDESTTGGEAFVNGHSVLKDLLQVQQSLGYCPQFDALFDELTAREHLQLYTRLRGIPWKDEAQVVKWALEKLELTKYADKPAGTYSGGNKRKLSTAIALIGYPAFIFLDEPTTGMDPKARRFLWNLILDLIKTGRSVVLTSHSMEECEALCTRLAIMVNGRLRCLGSIQHLKNRFGDGYMITVRTKSSQNVKDVVRFFNRNFPEAMLKERHHTKVQYQLKSEHISLAQVFSKMEQVVGVLGIEDYSVSQTTLDNVFVNFAKKQSDNVEQQEAEPSSLPSPLGLLSLLRPRPAPTELRALVADEPEDLDTEDEGLISFEEERAQLSFNTDTLC; from the exons ATGTGGCCTCATGTGGCCCACCCTTTCCAGTGGGTCCTGGCTTTTGAGATCTTCATCCCGCTTGTCCTCTTCTTCATCCTGTTGGGACTGCGGCAGAAGAAGCCCACCATCTCTGTGAAGGAAG CTTTCTACACCGCAGCACCGCTGACATCAGCCGGCATCCTGCCCGTCATGCAGTCGCTTTGCCCTGATGGCCAGCGTGATGAGTTTGGCTTCCTGCAATATGCCAACTCCAC GGTCACCCAGCTTCTGGAACGCCTCCACCGTGTAGTGGAGGAGGGCAATTTGTTCGACCCAGTGCGACCCAGCCTGGGCTCAGAGCTCGAGGCTCTGCGCCAACGTCTGGAGGCCCTCAGCTCAGGCCCTGGCACCTGGGAGAGTCACTCAGCCAGACCTGCAG TTTCATCCTTCTCTCTGGACTCGGTGGCCAGGGACCAGAGAGAGCTTTGGCGTTTCCTGATGCAGAACCTGTCACTGCCCAACAGCACGGCCCAAGCCCTCCTAGCTGCCCGTGTGGACCCTTCCGAG GTCTATCGCTTGCTTTTTGGTCCTTTGCCTGACCTGGATGGAAAGTTGGGTTTCCTTAGGAAGCAGGAGCCCTGGAGCCGCCTGGGTAGCAATCCTCTGCTCCAAATGGAG GAGCTGCTGCTGGCTCCTGCCCTTTTGGAACAGCTCACATGTGCTCCAGGTTCTGGGGAACTGGGCCGGATTCTTACCATGCCTGAGGGTCATCAGGTAGACCTTCAGGGCTACCGGGATGCTGTGTGCAGTGGGCAGGCTACAGCTCGTGCCCAGCGCTTCAGCGATTTGGCCGCTGAGCTCAGGAACCAGCTGGACACAGCCAAGATTGCTCAGCAG CTGGGCTTCGATGTCCCCAACGGCTCAGATCCCCAGCCACAGGCACCGTCCCCACAGAGCCTGCCGGCACTCTTAGGGGACCTGCTGGATGCCCAGAAACTTCTGCAGGATGTGGATGTCCTATCAGCCCTTGCCCTGCTGCTGCCTCAAGGTGCCTGTGCTGGCCAGGCCTCTGCACCTCAAGCCAGCAGCCTGAATGGCCTGGCCAACAGCACCGGGATAGGTGCAAATTCAGGTTCCAACACCACTGTTGAGGAGGGCACCCAGTCACCTGTCAGCCCAGCCTCTCCTGACACTCTGCAAGGGCAGTGCTCAGCCTTTGTGCAGCTCTGGGCTGGCTTGCAACCCATCTTGTGTGGCAACAACCG CACCATCGAGCCTGAAGCGCTTCGGAGAGGCAACATGAGCTCCCTGGGTTTTACAAGCAAGGAACAGCGGAACTTGGGCCTTCTAGTGCACCTCATGACCAGCAACCCCAAAATCCTGTACGCACCAGTGGGCTCTGAAGCGGACCGCGTTATCCTCAAG gcaaatgAGACCTTTGCCTTTGTGGGCAACGTTACACACTACGCCCAGGTCTGGCTCAACATCTCCACAGAGATCCGAAGCTTCTTGGAGCAAGGCAGGCTGCAGCAGCATCTGCAGTGGTTACAGCAG TATGTAGCTGATCTTCAGCTACACCCTGAAGCAATGAACCTGTCCCTGGAGGAGCTGCCACCTGCTCTGCGCCAGGACTTCTCACTGCCTAATGGCACAGCCCTCCTGCAACAGCTTGACACAATAGACAACGCAGCCTGTGGCTGGATCCAGTTCATGTCCAAG GTGAGTGTGGACATCTTCAAGGGATTTCCTGATGAGGAGAGCATCGTGAACTACACTCTCAATCAGGCCTACCAGGACAATGTCACAGTGTTTGCCA GCGTGATCTTCCAGACACGGAAGGACGGCTCCCTCCCTCCACATGTACATTACAAGATTCGCCAGAATTCAAGCTTCACTGAGAAAACCAATGAGATCCGCCGTGCTTATTGGCGTCCAGGGCCCAACACCGGTGGTCGCTTCTACTTCCTCTATGGCTTCGTCTGGATCCAGG ACATGATGGAGCGCGCCATCATCAACACATTTGTGGGGCATGACGTGGTCGAACCTGGCAACTACGTGCAGATGTTCCCATACCCCTGCTACACCCGTGACGA CTTCCTGTTTGTCATTGAACACATGATGCCATTGTGCATGGTGATCTCCTGGGTCTACTCTGTGGCCATGACCATCCAGCATATTGTGGCAGAGAAAGAGCACAGGCTCAAGGAG GTGATGAAGACGATGGGCCTGAACAACGCCGTGCACTGGGTGGCCTGGTTCATCACGGGCTTTGTGCAGCTGTCTATCTCCGTGACAGCTCTGACCGCCATCCTCAAGTACGGCCAGGTGCTCATGCACAGCCACGTGCTCATTATCTGGCTCTTCCTTGCCGTCTACGCTGTGGCCACTATCATGTTTTG CTTCCTGGTGTCTGTGCTGTACTCTAAGGCTAAGTTGGCCTCAGCCTGTGGCGGTATCATCTACTTCCTGAGCTACGTTCCCTACATGTATGTAGCGATCCGCGAGGAGGTAGCCCATGACAAGATCACTGCCTTCGAGAAGTGCATTGCG TCCCTGATGTCCACAACAGCCTTTGGCCTGGGTTCCAAGTACTTTGCACTGTATGAAGTGGCAGGAGTGGGCATCCAGTGGCACACGTTCAGCCAGTCCCCAGTGGAAGGAGATGACTTCAATCTGCTCCTTGCTGTCACCATGCTTATGGTGGACACGGTGGTCTACGGCGTGCTCACTTGGTACATTGAGGCTGTGCACCCAG GTATGTATGGGCTGCCCCGGCCCTGGTACTTCCCGCTACAGAAGTCCTATTGGCTGGGCAGTGGGCGGACAgaagcctgggagtggagctggcCATGGGCACACACACCGCGCCTCAGCGTTATGGAGGAGGACCAGGCCTGTGCCATGGAGAGCCGGCACTTCG AGGAGACCCGCGGCATGGAGGAGGAGCCCACCCACCTGCCCTTGGTCGTCTGTGTGGACAAGCTCACCAAGGTCTATAAGAATGACAAGAAGATGGCCTTAAACAAACTGAGCCTCAATCTGTATGAGAATCAGGTGGTCTCTTTCCTAGGCCACAACGGGGCCGGCAAGACCACGACCAT GTCgatcctgactggactgttcccACCCACGTCGGGCTCAGCCACTATCTATGGGCACGACATCCGCACCGAGATGGATGAGATCCGCAAGAACCTGGGCATGTGCCCACAGCACAACGTGCTCTTTGACCGGCTCACGGTGGAGGAGCACCTCTGGTTCTACTCACGCCTCAAaagcatggcacaggaggagatCCGCAAAGAGACGGACAA GATGATTGAGGACCTGGAACTCTCTAACAAGCGGCACTCACTGGTGCAGACGTTGTCTGGAGGCATGAAGCGCAAGCTTTCGGTAGCCATTGCCTTTGTGGGTGGCTCTAGAGCCATTATCTTAGACGAGCCCACGGCTGGCGTGGACCCCTATGCTCGCCGTGCCATCTGGGACCTCATTCTGAAGTACAAGCCGG GCCGCACTATCCTCCTGTCTACCCATCACATGGATGAGGCTGACCTGCTGGGGGATCGCATTGCCATCATCTCCCATGGGAAGCTCAAATGCTGTggctctcccctcttcctcaagGGAGCCTATGGCGATGGGTACCGCCTCACATTGGTCAAGCAGCCTGCAGAACCTGGCACCTCCCAAG aGCCAGGGCTGGCTTCCAGCCCCTCAGGTTGTCCTCGGCTGAGCAGCTGCTCGGAGCCGCAAGTGTCCCAGTTCATCCGCAAGCATGTGGCTTCCTCCCTGCTGGTCTCAGACACGAGCACCGAGCTCTCCTACATCCTGCCCAGCGAGGCCGTCAAGAAGGGGGCCTTCGAGCGCCTCTTTCAG CAACTGGAACACAGCCTGGATGCGCTCCATCTGAGCAGTTTTGGGCTGATGGACACAACTCTGGAGGAGGTGTTCCTCAAGGTGTCTGAAGAAGATCAGTCACTGGAGAACAGCGAGGCTG ATGTGAAGGAGTCCCGGAAGGATGTGCTGCCTGGGGCAGAGGGCCTGACAGCTGTGGGGGGTCAAGCTGGCAACCTGGCTCGGTGCTCAGAGCTGGCACAGTCACAGGCATCGCTGCAGTCTGCATCCTCTGTGGGCTCTGCCCGTGGGGAGGAGGGCACCGGCTACTCTGATGGCTACGGTGACTACCGTCCCCTCTTTGACAACTTGCAGGACCCAGACAATGTCAGCTTACAAG aggcagagatggaggccCTGGCTCAGGTGGGCCAGGGCAGCCGCAAACTCGAGGGCTGGTGGCTGAAGATGCGGCAGTTCCATGGGCTCCTGGTGAAGCGCTTCCACTGTGCTCGTCGGAACTCCAAAGCTCTCTGCTCTCAGATTCTGCTGCCTGCCTTCTTTGTCTGTGTGGCCATGACTGTGGCGTTGTCTGTCCCTGAGATTG GTGACCTACCTCCACTGGTCCTGTCACCCTCTCAGTACCACAACTACACCCAGCCCCGTGGCAACTTTATCCCTTATGCCAATGAGGAACGCCAGGAGTACCG ATTACGGCTGTCACCTGATGCCAGCCCCCAGCAGCTGGTGAGCACATTCCGGCTGCCCTCTGGTGTGGGTGCCACTTGTGTGCTCAAGTCTCCTGCCAACGGCTCCCTGGGACCCATGCTGAACTTAAGCAGTGGAGAGTCCCGCCTGCTGGCGGCACGGTTCTTCGACAGTATGTGCCTGGAGTCCTTCACACAGGGGCTGCCACTGTCCAACTTCGTGCCACCTCCGCCCTCACCCGCCCCTTCTGACTCACCCGTGTCCCCAGATGAGGATTCACTGCAAGCCTGGAACATGTCCCTGCCACCTACTGCTGGGCCAG AGACGTGGACGTCGGCGCCTTCTCTGCCACGCCTAGTGCATGAGCCAGTCCGCTGTACCTGCTCTGCACAGGGCACGGGGTTCTCATGCCCCAGCAGTGTGGGTGGACACCCACCCCAGATGAGAGTGGTCACAGGTGACATCCTGACTGACATCACTGGCCACAATGTTTCTGAGTACCTGCTCTTCACCTCTGACCGTTTCCGACTACACCG ATATGGAGCCATCACCTTTGGTAATGTTCAGAAGTCTATCCCAGCATCCTTTGGTGCCCGGGTCCCTCCTATGGTGCGGAAGATTGCAGTGCGGAGGGTGGCTCAG GTGCTCTACAATAACAAGGGCTACCACAGCATGCCCACCTACCTCAACAGCCTCAACAATGCCATTCTGCGTGCAAACCTACCCAAAAGCAAGGGCAATCCAGCAGCCTATG GCATCACCGTCACCAACCACCCCATGAACAAGACCAGTGCTAGCCTCTCCCTGGATTACCT ACTGCAGGGCACAGATGTGGTCATCGCCATCTTCATCATTGTGGCCATGTCCTTCGTGCCAGCCAGCTTTGTGGTCTTCCTTGTGGCAGAGAAATCCACCAAGGCCAAACACCTGCAGTTCGTCAGCGGGTGCAACCCTGTCATCTACTGGCTGGCCAACTACGTGTGGGACATG CTCAATTACCTGGTCCCAGCCACCTGCTGCGTGATCATCCTCTTTGTCTTTGACTTACCTGCCTACACATCACCCACCAACTTCCCCGCGGTGCTCTCCTTGTTCCTGCTCTATGG GTGGTCCATCACACCCATCATGTACCCAGCCTccttctggtttgaggtccctaGCTCAGCCTACGTGTTCCTCATCGTCATCAACCTCTTCATCGGCATCACAGCCACGGTGGCCACTTTCCTTCTGCAGCTTTTTGAGCATGACAAG GATCTGAAGGTTGTCAACAGTTACCTGAAAAGCTGCTTCCTCATCTTCCCCAACTACAACCTGGGCCACGGGCTCATGGAGATGGCCTACAATGAGTACATCAACGAATACTACGCCAAGATTG GCCAGTTTGACAAGATGAAGTCCCCGTTCGAGTGGGACATTGTCACACGTGGACTGGTGGCCATGACAGTCGAGGGCTTCGTGGGATTCTTCCTCACCATCATGTGCCAGTATAACTTCCTACGGCAGCCACA ACGCCTGCCTGTGTCTACTAAACCTGTGGAAGACGATGTGGATGTGGCTAGTGAGCGACAGAGAGTGCTCCGTGGCGATGCTGACAATGACATGGTCAAGATTGAGAACCTGACCAAG GTGTACAAGTCTCGGAAGATTGGCCGGATCCTGGCAGTGGACCGCCTTTGCCTGGGTGTGCGCCCTGGAGAGTGCTTTGGGCTCCTTGGTGTCAATGGTGCAGGGAAGACCAGCACCTTCAAGATGCTGACTGGAGATGAGAGCACAACTGGGGGAGAGGCCTTTGTCAATGGACACAG CGTGCTCAAGGACCTGCTCCAGGTACAGCAGAGCCTTGGCTACTGCCCGCAGTTTGATGCCCTGTTTGATGAGCTCACGGCTCGTGAACACCTGCAGCTGTACACGCGGCTGCGTGGCATCCCCTGGAAGGATGAGGCACAG GTAGTGAAGTGGGCCCTAGAGAAGCTGGAACTGACAAAGTATGCAGACAAGCCAGCTGGCACCTACAGTGGAGGCAACAAACGGAAGCTTTCCACAGCCATTGCCCTCATTGGGTACCCTGCCTTCATCTTTCTA GATGAGCCCACCACTGGCATGGACCCTAAGGCCCGGCGCTTCCTGTGGAACCTCATTCTGGACCTCATCAAGACGGGACGTTCGGTGGTGCTGACGTCACACAg CATGGAGGAGTGTGAGGCTCTGTGCACACGCTTGGCCATCATGGTGAACGGGCGGCTGCGCTGCCTGGGCAGCATCCAGCACCTTAAGAACAG GTTTGGGGATGGCTACATGATTACTGTAAGGACCAAAAGCAGCCAGAACGTGAAGGACGTGGTGCGGTTCTTCAACAGGAACTTCCCAGAGGCCATGCTCAAG GAAAGACACCATACGAAGGTGCAGTATCAGCTCAAGTCAGAGCACATCTCGCTGGCTCAGGTGTTCAGCAAGATGGAGCAGGTGGTGGGTGTGCTGGGCATCGAGGATTACTCAGTCAGCCAGACCACCCTGGATAAC GTGTTTGTGAACTTTGCGAAGAAGCAGAGTGATAATGTGGAGCAGCAAGAGGCTGAGCCCTCGTCCTTGCCGTCCCCCCTTGGACTGCTCAGCCTGCTGAGGCCCCGCCCCGCACCCACAGAGCTCCGGGCATTGGTGGCTGATGAGCCAGAGGACCTGGACACAGAGGATGAAGGCCTCATCAGCTTCGAGGAAGAGCGG GCCCAGCTCTCCTTCAACACTGATACGCTCTGCTGA